From Rudanella lutea DSM 19387, a single genomic window includes:
- a CDS encoding helix-turn-helix domain-containing protein, with product MTLKPIRNEQEYDAFMVWIDEQFDRKPTPGTPEGDAVEVALLLIKAYEDEHYPIPVPDPIEAIRLKMNERGIRNKDFVGRLGSKSYVSAVLNRRKPLTLEMARFFHKELGIPATVLLA from the coding sequence ATGACCCTTAAGCCGATACGAAACGAGCAGGAGTATGATGCTTTTATGGTTTGGATTGATGAACAATTTGATCGTAAGCCTACGCCGGGAACCCCCGAGGGCGATGCTGTGGAAGTTGCTTTGCTTCTCATTAAAGCGTACGAAGACGAACACTATCCTATTCCGGTACCTGACCCTATAGAGGCCATTCGTCTGAAAATGAATGAAAGAGGGATAAGAAACAAAGACTTTGTTGGCCGGCTGGGTAGTAAGAGCTATGTCTCGGCTGTGCTGAATCGCCGTAAACCGCTCACGCTGGAAATGGCGCGTTTCTTTCACAAAGAATTAGGGATACCCGCAACCGTATTGCTCGCTTGA
- a CDS encoding M24 family metallopeptidase, whose protein sequence is MTRHVLLVCSLLFCAAVTFAQTPTTILPERDRARFVDEVLEDRFTNLLPQLMRREGIDMWVIISREYNEDPVLKTMLPANWLSARRRTIMVFFDNGKAVERLAIARYDVGNLLKGEWDIDVRPNQWDALVDIIQKRNPKKIGLNFSEHYAHADGLTFTEQKEFTAKLPADLQKRIVSAERLAVGWLETRTEKEMAVYPLICRLSHQIVQEGLSEKVIQPGITTTDDVVWWYRQRVTELGLDTWFHPTVDIQRADDAKFDHLRTFAKRPSGEVIMPGDLLHVDFGITYLRLNTDQQQHAYVLRPGETEVPAAIREAFRQGNRLQDILTERFQSGKSGNQILREALEQAGKEGIRGTIYTHPIGSHGHAAGPTIGLWDQQKGVPGSGDYPLFPNTAYSIELNAAVDVPEWKKTIRIMLEEDGAFDGKSFRYIDGRQTEIYTIPRTLGYVK, encoded by the coding sequence GTTTTATTGGTTTGCAGCCTCCTCTTTTGTGCTGCCGTTACGTTTGCTCAAACGCCCACCACCATTCTGCCCGAACGCGACCGGGCCCGGTTTGTCGATGAGGTGCTCGAAGACCGATTTACCAATCTGCTGCCACAGCTGATGCGCCGGGAGGGTATCGATATGTGGGTGATTATTTCCCGCGAGTACAACGAAGACCCGGTGCTTAAAACCATGCTGCCCGCCAATTGGCTGTCGGCCCGTCGGCGGACGATCATGGTGTTCTTTGACAATGGAAAAGCCGTGGAGCGTCTCGCTATCGCCCGTTACGATGTGGGAAATCTGCTCAAAGGCGAATGGGATATCGACGTGCGACCCAATCAGTGGGATGCGTTGGTCGACATTATTCAGAAACGAAATCCCAAAAAAATTGGCCTGAACTTCTCCGAACATTACGCCCATGCCGACGGCCTGACGTTTACGGAGCAGAAGGAATTTACGGCCAAGCTACCCGCCGATCTGCAAAAGCGGATTGTATCAGCTGAGCGGCTGGCCGTGGGTTGGCTCGAAACCCGCACCGAAAAAGAAATGGCCGTGTATCCGCTCATCTGCCGGTTGTCGCATCAAATTGTGCAGGAGGGACTATCGGAAAAGGTGATTCAGCCGGGGATTACTACCACCGACGACGTGGTGTGGTGGTATCGGCAACGGGTTACCGAGCTGGGCCTCGATACGTGGTTTCACCCGACCGTGGATATTCAGCGGGCCGACGACGCCAAGTTTGATCACCTACGTACGTTTGCCAAGCGGCCCTCCGGCGAAGTGATTATGCCCGGCGATTTACTGCACGTTGACTTTGGCATCACGTACCTCCGTCTGAACACCGATCAGCAACAGCACGCCTACGTGCTGCGCCCCGGCGAAACCGAGGTTCCGGCGGCTATTCGGGAGGCTTTCCGGCAGGGTAACCGCCTTCAGGATATCCTGACCGAGCGGTTTCAGAGTGGAAAATCGGGCAATCAGATTCTGCGCGAAGCCCTGGAGCAGGCCGGGAAAGAAGGGATTCGGGGTACTATTTACACCCACCCGATTGGGAGTCATGGTCATGCGGCCGGCCCAACCATTGGTCTGTGGGATCAGCAGAAAGGTGTACCCGGCTCCGGCGATTACCCATTGTTTCCCAACACTGCCTACTCAATCGAGTTGAATGCCGCTGTCGACGTGCCCGAATGGAAAAAAACAATTCGGATTATGCTGGAAGAAGACGGTGCTTTCGACGGTAAATCGTTCCGGTACATCGACGGTCGGCAAACCGAAATCTACACGATTCCGCGCACGCTGGGTTACGTGAAGTAA
- a CDS encoding sugar phosphate isomerase/epimerase family protein: MTSLQNTNPQTPMPSVSRRRFLQASAVLAGGAILPRAFAHSRKSKALRLGGPIFLKSDDPDELAREHRRLQYSAAYVPKVDLNDSARIRAIEKAFAAQNVVIAEVGAWVNMLDTDPEKRRKNLAYVTERLALAEAVGALTCVDIAGSFNPTDWAGPDARNLSDEFFEATVENCRKVIDAVKPKRTRFALEMMGWSLPDSADSYLKFIKAINRPAFGAHIDIANIVNTPGRYYQNTALINETFRKLGRWIVSAHAKDIVGKDGHFAETAPGRGGLDYTAYLRNVTALPQAVPLMLEHLSTPEAYDEARQFMIRKANELQIPLG; the protein is encoded by the coding sequence ATGACATCTCTTCAGAACACAAATCCCCAAACACCCATGCCTTCGGTATCGCGTCGTCGTTTTTTACAGGCTTCGGCCGTGTTGGCAGGTGGAGCTATACTCCCGCGCGCATTCGCCCATAGCCGTAAATCTAAGGCCCTTCGGTTGGGAGGCCCAATCTTTCTAAAGTCCGATGACCCGGACGAGCTCGCCCGCGAACACCGGCGGTTGCAGTACAGCGCGGCTTACGTTCCCAAAGTCGACCTGAACGACTCGGCTCGAATCCGGGCAATTGAGAAAGCCTTTGCGGCCCAAAACGTGGTGATTGCCGAGGTGGGTGCCTGGGTAAATATGCTCGATACTGACCCCGAAAAGCGCCGAAAAAACCTTGCCTACGTGACCGAACGGCTCGCGTTGGCGGAGGCCGTGGGGGCACTCACCTGTGTTGATATTGCGGGCTCGTTTAACCCCACCGACTGGGCCGGCCCCGACGCCCGCAATCTGTCGGACGAGTTTTTTGAGGCTACCGTCGAAAATTGCCGGAAGGTGATCGACGCGGTGAAGCCTAAACGCACCCGGTTTGCTCTCGAAATGATGGGCTGGAGCCTGCCCGACAGTGCAGACTCCTACCTGAAATTCATCAAAGCAATCAACCGACCGGCTTTCGGGGCCCATATCGACATAGCCAACATCGTGAACACACCGGGGCGGTACTACCAGAATACCGCGCTGATTAACGAGACCTTCCGGAAGTTGGGCCGCTGGATTGTGTCGGCCCATGCGAAAGATATTGTGGGCAAGGATGGCCACTTTGCCGAAACTGCGCCCGGCCGGGGTGGTTTGGATTACACGGCCTACCTCCGCAACGTGACCGCTCTCCCGCAGGCCGTGCCGCTTATGCTTGAGCACCTCAGCACGCCCGAAGCCTATGATGAAGCCCGGCAGTTTATGATCCGCAAAGCCAACGAGCTTCAGATTCCGCTGGGGTAG
- a CDS encoding type II toxin-antitoxin system HigB family toxin, producing the protein MFNIIARRTLLAYCQLYPAAANALKQWYAEWQEQDFANFNQLKAVYGNASIVADDRVVFNIMGNKYRLVVRVVVDYKAIQIKWFGTHAEYDKIDIETV; encoded by the coding sequence ATGTTCAACATCATAGCACGGCGTACATTATTGGCGTATTGTCAGTTGTATCCGGCGGCAGCAAATGCGCTAAAACAGTGGTATGCTGAGTGGCAGGAGCAGGACTTTGCCAACTTTAACCAGTTAAAAGCGGTGTATGGTAATGCGAGTATTGTTGCAGATGATCGAGTTGTTTTCAACATCATGGGCAACAAATACCGGCTTGTTGTGCGGGTTGTGGTTGATTACAAAGCAATCCAAATTAAATGGTTTGGTACGCACGCGGAGTATGACAAGATAGACATAGAAACTGTTTAA